A window of the Aeromicrobium phoceense genome harbors these coding sequences:
- a CDS encoding DEAD/DEAH box helicase — translation MLDVPYGTQVDGATWHPAVKTHLHVGRALPEHLAPYAPGPHTLGRFIENSLNPDHPTPSAEPTDELEPRRIQFEAADAIAARAAAGGRQFLLADEPGVGKTISAVLGATAVADLRAARRVLVVADRPAAITIGHWCRTITALGDGGLEWVVITWDRLEKVKDHTWDVIIADEAHALRRTTTKRWKLWARISGHGRPHDKAPFVISTTATPGHTPLELPYLAPAYAQVLGEPMKEWTSSTQAAAAFADALERHGVGVERGRYGATWTTDPARRAADLKLVRGWLSEERPPAMLHRAAPWGSVPIFGMPVALTPAERTAYETEWGEFCREMDVARRGRNVARGRSALLRFRQKAGLIRVDSTVAWIAQQVEAERQVACSVEFVATAADPIADRLREAGIEVATIYGRDRFDVETERLRFQTGQAKVCVFTTVASISLHAGETLADGRCGSTEPRVGIFHQARFSGIAGRQVTGRTHRDHQVSPWHIAYAEGTVEERVGKVMVERIAAASDTAGGDTTGFSELAQLLGADWLPTTALIEDGV, via the coding sequence GTGCTCGACGTTCCGTACGGGACACAGGTCGACGGCGCCACCTGGCACCCCGCGGTCAAGACCCATCTCCACGTCGGACGCGCGTTGCCCGAACACCTCGCGCCGTACGCTCCGGGGCCCCACACGCTCGGTCGGTTCATCGAGAACTCCCTCAATCCCGACCATCCGACGCCCAGCGCCGAACCGACCGATGAGCTCGAGCCGCGAAGGATCCAGTTCGAGGCGGCCGACGCGATCGCGGCGCGTGCGGCGGCGGGCGGGCGGCAGTTCCTGCTGGCCGATGAGCCCGGCGTGGGCAAGACGATCTCCGCGGTTCTCGGGGCGACGGCGGTGGCCGATCTCCGAGCTGCGCGGCGGGTCCTCGTCGTGGCCGACCGACCCGCCGCGATCACGATCGGGCACTGGTGCCGCACGATCACCGCACTCGGCGACGGCGGCCTCGAATGGGTGGTCATCACGTGGGACCGGTTGGAGAAGGTCAAGGACCACACGTGGGACGTCATCATCGCGGACGAGGCTCACGCGCTGCGACGGACGACGACGAAGCGATGGAAGCTCTGGGCGCGGATCTCCGGACACGGCCGCCCGCACGACAAGGCACCGTTCGTCATCTCGACCACGGCGACGCCCGGGCACACGCCACTCGAGCTGCCGTACCTCGCTCCGGCCTATGCGCAGGTGCTCGGTGAGCCGATGAAGGAGTGGACCTCGTCGACGCAAGCCGCAGCCGCGTTCGCCGACGCGCTCGAGCGCCACGGCGTCGGGGTGGAGCGCGGACGCTACGGCGCGACGTGGACCACCGACCCCGCTCGCCGCGCGGCAGATCTCAAGCTGGTGCGCGGCTGGCTGAGTGAGGAACGGCCCCCGGCCATGCTGCACCGCGCCGCACCGTGGGGGTCGGTACCGATCTTCGGCATGCCCGTGGCGCTCACCCCGGCGGAACGGACAGCCTACGAGACTGAATGGGGCGAGTTCTGTCGCGAGATGGACGTCGCCCGGCGCGGCCGCAACGTCGCGAGGGGCCGCTCCGCGCTGCTGCGCTTCCGGCAGAAGGCCGGACTGATCCGCGTCGACTCGACCGTCGCCTGGATCGCCCAGCAGGTCGAGGCCGAGCGGCAGGTCGCGTGCTCGGTCGAGTTCGTGGCGACCGCGGCCGACCCGATCGCCGACCGTCTGCGCGAGGCCGGCATCGAGGTCGCCACCATCTACGGCCGTGACCGGTTCGACGTCGAGACCGAGCGGCTCCGGTTCCAGACGGGGCAGGCGAAGGTCTGCGTGTTCACGACCGTCGCCTCGATCAGTCTGCACGCCGGCGAGACCCTCGCCGACGGTCGCTGTGGGAGCACCGAGCCGCGGGTCGGCATCTTCCACCAAGCGCGATTCTCGGGCATCGCCGGACGACAGGTGACCGGCCGGACCCACCGCGACCACCAGGTCTCGCCATGGCACATCGCCTACGCCGAGGGCACCGTGGAGGAACGGGTCGGCAAGGTCATGGTGGAGCGGATCGCCGCAGCCTCCGACACCGCGGGAGGCGACACCACAGGCTTCAGCGAGCTGGCCCAGCTCCTCGGGGCCGACTGGCTGCCGACCACGGCCCTGATCGAGGACGGAGTCTGA
- a CDS encoding class II glutamine amidotransferase gives MCRVLAYLGTEVPLEELLLKPENSLINQALDPERHPQLQLAGWGFGAWSEHLLKPDKPFLYHRPMAAFYDDNVVGIVPSLQVSTMLAHVRAADYNSKTVLADENCHPFSFEGTLWIVAQNGDVPNWQLLQRELLQHCKDEYLEQMVGTTDTEFLYVLLLSLLESDSDEDVKRAFEEVMRLLVQAMKDLDLPALAKLKLALVSPNRIIGVNVGTGHHGEPDPAGDWEELRKSGPGTDDYALSMLLEPMYLLMGRNFDHDGPTYDFEECTVDHATGVIFASEPLTDSKADWGRLEFGEIVFLERDGEQITKTVDKLKV, from the coding sequence ATGTGTCGCGTTCTGGCCTATCTAGGAACCGAAGTCCCGCTGGAAGAGCTGCTGCTCAAGCCAGAGAACAGCCTCATCAACCAGGCCCTCGACCCGGAGCGCCACCCTCAGCTCCAGCTGGCCGGGTGGGGATTCGGAGCGTGGAGCGAGCACCTGCTCAAGCCGGACAAGCCGTTCCTCTATCACCGCCCCATGGCTGCCTTCTACGACGACAACGTCGTCGGCATCGTGCCGAGCCTCCAGGTCAGCACCATGCTCGCCCACGTCAGGGCGGCGGACTACAACTCCAAGACCGTGCTGGCAGATGAGAACTGCCACCCGTTCTCCTTCGAGGGGACGCTGTGGATCGTCGCGCAGAACGGTGACGTACCGAACTGGCAGCTCTTGCAGCGCGAGCTGCTGCAGCATTGCAAGGACGAGTACCTGGAGCAGATGGTGGGCACCACGGACACCGAGTTCCTCTACGTGCTCCTGCTGTCCCTGCTCGAGAGCGACAGCGACGAGGACGTGAAGCGCGCCTTCGAGGAGGTCATGCGACTCCTCGTGCAGGCGATGAAGGATCTCGATCTGCCGGCATTGGCCAAGCTGAAACTGGCTCTGGTCTCCCCGAACCGGATCATCGGGGTCAACGTCGGCACCGGGCACCACGGCGAGCCTGACCCGGCGGGGGACTGGGAGGAGCTGCGCAAGTCCGGTCCCGGCACGGACGACTACGCCCTCTCCATGCTCCTGGAGCCGATGTACCTGCTGATGGGTCGCAACTTCGACCACGACGGCCCGACCTACGACTTCGAGGAGTGCACCGTCGACCACGCGACCGGCGTCATCTTCGCCTCCGAGCCGTTGACCGACAGCAAGGCTGACTGGGGCAGGTTGGAGTTCGGCGAGATCGTGTTCCTCGAGAGGGACGGCGAGCAGATCACCAAGACCGTCGACAAGCTGAAGGTGTAG
- a CDS encoding DUF2510 domain-containing protein, whose translation MTENGDQLPPAGWYPDHADERQLRWWDGNQWTEHLAPSPPEIATTRPPGETKRRSRFMRELVGSKEEKAEAKAERLTARTEANAALEAKSDPSRRGGRTPSSHQGRLPSLAQMLSELTLEPRRDPLDEQVEVVGETHNIAGIKKVFRARSLPIPSRGLEINDAECVLVPEPWNPHDANAVIVSIDGHQVGHLPAALAEDYAGPLAAIARSGFLVTGDARVWAKDDGSGIVRARVTVLIPEVELLAT comes from the coding sequence ATGACCGAGAACGGCGACCAACTACCTCCGGCCGGGTGGTACCCAGACCACGCCGACGAACGCCAACTTCGCTGGTGGGACGGGAACCAGTGGACGGAGCATCTCGCGCCCAGTCCGCCGGAAATCGCCACAACCCGACCACCCGGCGAGACTAAGCGTCGAAGTCGATTCATGCGTGAGCTCGTGGGCAGCAAGGAAGAGAAGGCCGAGGCGAAGGCCGAGCGGCTCACCGCGAGAACTGAGGCCAATGCCGCGCTGGAGGCCAAGAGTGATCCGAGTCGGCGAGGCGGTCGAACTCCATCGAGTCATCAAGGTCGCCTTCCCTCCTTGGCGCAGATGCTCTCGGAGTTGACTCTGGAGCCACGAAGAGATCCGCTCGACGAACAGGTTGAGGTCGTTGGGGAGACCCACAACATTGCGGGCATTAAGAAGGTCTTCCGAGCCCGGAGTCTTCCGATTCCTAGCCGGGGACTTGAGATCAACGATGCTGAATGCGTTCTGGTACCCGAACCGTGGAACCCGCACGACGCCAATGCCGTGATCGTTTCAATCGACGGTCACCAGGTTGGCCACCTTCCGGCCGCCCTCGCGGAGGATTACGCAGGTCCGTTGGCCGCAATTGCGCGGTCGGGCTTTCTCGTAACAGGCGACGCTCGGGTCTGGGCGAAAGACGACGGGTCGGGAATTGTTAGGGCCCGTGTCACGGTCCTGATACCGGAGGTCGAACTTCTAGCCACCTGA
- a CDS encoding histidine kinase yields MKRDDSSRGIGPVSSWLSMSLHALVAALIAIVVLNSADGTAADRVAVISLATLFAVTYVLGVVPEGALPEPGRRGWWWIVALTLEWLALMWLSVEATYLVFALFFLYLRQLGTALGIMAVIGATMVAIGAFGLHRGFDVAGIVGPALGAGVAIVIGWGYEALQREVAQRQRLIEELTRTRDQLVVAEHAAGVVAERERLAREIHDTVSQSLSSVIMLLHAAQRSGPGTPKGGERLEQSRQAATEALAETREFIHALAPPALRNAGIGDALVRLGARTRETTGLQVEVDVPADTGILPMPVETALLRIAQGAMANVIQHAHATRVDVTLTRLDDEVILDVVDDGLGFDPAHLGPLGDASTSFGLAAMRERAASLGGRLDVESRPGHGTSVVASFGVAG; encoded by the coding sequence GTGAAGCGGGACGACAGCAGCCGCGGGATCGGCCCGGTCTCGAGCTGGCTCTCGATGTCACTCCACGCGCTGGTGGCCGCACTGATCGCGATCGTGGTGCTCAACTCCGCCGACGGGACCGCCGCGGACCGCGTCGCGGTGATCTCGCTGGCGACGCTGTTCGCCGTCACGTACGTCCTCGGCGTCGTGCCGGAGGGCGCGCTGCCCGAGCCGGGACGGCGGGGCTGGTGGTGGATCGTGGCCCTGACCCTGGAGTGGCTCGCGCTGATGTGGCTCAGCGTGGAGGCGACCTACCTGGTCTTCGCGCTGTTCTTCCTCTACCTGCGCCAGCTCGGGACGGCGCTCGGCATCATGGCGGTGATCGGCGCCACGATGGTCGCGATCGGCGCCTTCGGCCTGCACCGGGGCTTCGACGTCGCCGGGATCGTCGGGCCAGCCCTCGGCGCGGGCGTCGCCATCGTGATCGGCTGGGGCTACGAGGCCCTCCAACGCGAGGTCGCGCAACGACAGCGGCTGATCGAGGAGCTGACGCGGACTCGCGACCAGCTGGTGGTGGCCGAGCATGCCGCGGGCGTGGTGGCCGAACGCGAACGGCTGGCCCGCGAGATCCACGACACCGTCTCGCAGTCCCTCTCGAGCGTCATCATGCTGCTGCATGCCGCACAGCGGAGCGGTCCCGGTACGCCGAAGGGCGGCGAGCGGCTGGAGCAGTCCCGACAAGCGGCCACCGAGGCCTTGGCGGAGACACGCGAGTTCATCCACGCTTTGGCCCCACCCGCGTTGCGGAACGCCGGCATCGGGGATGCGCTGGTGCGGCTGGGAGCACGAACCCGGGAGACCACCGGTCTCCAGGTCGAGGTCGACGTGCCTGCCGATACCGGCATCCTGCCCATGCCGGTGGAGACGGCACTCCTGCGCATCGCCCAGGGCGCGATGGCGAACGTGATCCAGCACGCCCACGCCACTCGGGTCGACGTGACCCTGACGCGGCTCGATGACGAGGTCATCCTCGACGTCGTCGACGACGGCCTCGGGTTCGACCCGGCTCACCTCGGGCCGCTCGGGGACGCCTCCACGTCGTTCGGGCTGGCGGCCATGCGCGAGCGGGCGGCGTCCCTCGGTGGTCGACTCGACGTGGAGTCCCGCCCCGGGCACGGAACCAGCGTCGTGGCGAGCTTCGGAGTGGCCGGATGA
- a CDS encoding response regulator, which produces MSVRVLIVDDHPLMRAALCALFETEGTIEVVAAVGTTAEALDEARRSRPDVVLMDLQFNGVFEGARATREIRGLAEPPAVLVLTNFDTDADIIEAIEAGAAGYLLKDAAPEEITAAIHAAAAGQTALSPSVATRLLARMQQPRTSLSVRELEVLNLVAAGHSNTDIARRLHLSETTVKSHLAHVYPKLGVNSRTAAVAEARRRGVIGRA; this is translated from the coding sequence ATGAGCGTGCGCGTCCTCATCGTCGACGACCACCCGCTGATGCGCGCCGCTCTGTGCGCACTGTTCGAGACCGAGGGGACGATCGAGGTCGTCGCCGCCGTGGGCACCACGGCGGAAGCCCTCGACGAGGCCCGGCGGAGCCGCCCCGACGTCGTGTTGATGGACCTCCAGTTCAACGGGGTCTTCGAGGGCGCGCGGGCCACCCGCGAGATTCGCGGACTGGCGGAGCCGCCCGCTGTGCTCGTCCTGACGAACTTCGACACCGACGCTGACATCATCGAGGCCATCGAGGCGGGTGCCGCCGGCTATCTGCTGAAGGACGCCGCGCCGGAGGAGATCACCGCGGCCATCCATGCCGCCGCCGCAGGTCAGACCGCTCTGTCACCGTCGGTCGCGACGCGCCTCCTCGCACGGATGCAGCAGCCGCGGACGTCCCTGAGCGTGCGGGAGCTCGAGGTGCTGAACCTGGTCGCCGCGGGACACAGCAACACGGACATCGCCCGGCGGCTGCACCTGAGCGAGACCACCGTGAAGTCCCATCTGGCGCACGTCTACCCCAAGCTGGGCGTGAACTCGCGCACCGCGGCCGTCGCTGAGGCGCGTCGGCGCGGTGTCATCGGCCGCGCCTGA
- a CDS encoding ABC transporter ATP-binding protein, translating into MIDLANITLTFPDGTSRVTAIDDASLHVEAGATVGITGPSGSGKSSLLAVASTLITPDRGTVTIDGVEATGLTLPERAELRRTRVGLVFQQSNLLASLTAFEQLLVMNELTTDRQRRGARNVTRERAAELLEAVGLSRDADKRPAQLSGGQRQRVNIARALMHRPSVLIVDEPTSALDQERGTQIVDLLLRLTAEHDTATILVTHDQRILPRLTSAHTMIDGRLRPLALEASVSASGR; encoded by the coding sequence ATGATCGACCTCGCCAACATCACCCTGACGTTCCCCGACGGCACATCCCGCGTGACCGCGATCGACGACGCCAGCCTGCACGTCGAGGCCGGTGCGACGGTGGGCATCACCGGCCCGTCAGGATCCGGGAAGTCCAGCCTGCTGGCCGTTGCCTCGACGTTGATCACGCCCGACCGCGGCACCGTCACCATCGACGGCGTCGAAGCGACCGGCCTCACCCTTCCCGAGCGAGCCGAGCTCCGCCGCACACGAGTGGGACTGGTCTTCCAGCAGTCCAACCTGCTGGCCTCTTTGACGGCCTTCGAGCAGCTGCTGGTGATGAACGAGCTCACCACCGACCGGCAGCGTCGCGGCGCGCGCAATGTGACGCGCGAGCGCGCCGCCGAGCTCCTCGAAGCGGTCGGCCTGAGCCGCGACGCCGACAAACGACCCGCACAGCTCTCGGGCGGTCAACGCCAGCGCGTCAACATCGCCCGCGCGCTGATGCACCGTCCCTCCGTGCTGATCGTCGACGAGCCCACCAGCGCACTGGACCAGGAACGCGGCACCCAGATCGTCGACCTGCTGCTGCGACTCACGGCCGAGCACGACACAGCGACGATCCTCGTCACGCACGACCAGCGCATCCTGCCGCGCCTGACCAGTGCCCACACGATGATCGACGGTCGGCTGCGTCCCCTCGCTCTGGAGGCGTCCGTCAGCGCATCGGGTCGATGA
- a CDS encoding ATP-dependent nuclease: MYVQRVDVERLLGFRRLRVDMDRDLQLIAGPNNAGKSSLVTVLETFFSDPSSDDLQRVKPLHDYYVSGGPRMMSSIKVIFGGLDDKEAAEFEDVTARDGSLAVEIACTRKGQISYRGRGDAARSREVYERVLQSFSFVKIPSVRVSGADADDGDRSLARLYETLEGVLVRSGSSRSTQLQKDFAEAIKPVEDLVRKVLSESVSSVATELPFQEPVLGVELPAPQHALRGMLREAVITSHDDVVVSIAERGTGFQSALVLGILRYVSAKNRQSGANVVFAIEEPEAFLHPQTQRAMAKILKEIAQESQVLVTTHSPVLVDSFSVTRIARLPLSPEGMTYTARKPDLAVDEEGRLTRYCDATNSELVFASSVILVEGHGDKLLIDYLLERITGGAGGHYALGIAVIEASGITTISHLLRLAQLFGVRAYVLTDKDGLHKNGEGKRALIEILKAKDPKPPTSVLSDLRESADRSVTTLTTALEHQAELNDKLSEWDSFVLSSDLEGLLFDTVGQAQLAEMLGPNGTGEVSEATATDFATGIDGREAMASWLGAKGWNSDRKKTGKAKPHLPSALLRQYLSTETGQPRAVKPLRMWLKGIVEAHKRAPL; the protein is encoded by the coding sequence ATGTATGTGCAACGCGTCGACGTGGAGCGTCTTTTGGGCTTCAGGCGGCTACGGGTCGACATGGACCGGGATCTGCAACTCATCGCCGGCCCCAACAACGCTGGTAAGTCCTCCCTCGTCACCGTGCTCGAGACCTTCTTCTCCGACCCCTCATCCGACGACCTCCAGCGGGTGAAACCGCTGCATGACTATTACGTCTCCGGCGGCCCAAGGATGATGTCGAGCATCAAGGTGATCTTTGGTGGCCTCGACGATAAGGAGGCAGCGGAGTTCGAAGACGTCACAGCCCGCGACGGTTCATTGGCCGTCGAGATCGCTTGTACGCGAAAGGGCCAAATCAGTTACCGCGGACGAGGAGACGCCGCACGCTCGCGCGAGGTCTACGAACGAGTGCTCCAGTCCTTCAGCTTCGTGAAGATTCCGTCGGTTAGGGTAAGCGGGGCGGATGCCGACGACGGCGATAGGTCGCTCGCGCGCCTATACGAGACGCTTGAAGGTGTACTCGTCCGCTCCGGAAGCTCCCGTTCCACGCAACTCCAGAAGGATTTCGCAGAAGCCATCAAGCCCGTCGAAGACCTTGTGCGCAAGGTCCTGAGTGAGTCCGTCAGTTCGGTTGCTACTGAGTTGCCCTTCCAGGAGCCAGTTCTTGGAGTCGAACTCCCCGCACCTCAGCATGCGCTGCGAGGAATGCTCCGGGAGGCAGTAATCACGAGCCATGACGACGTTGTGGTTTCGATCGCTGAACGAGGCACCGGGTTTCAGTCCGCCTTAGTACTCGGCATTCTGAGATACGTCTCTGCGAAAAACAGGCAGTCGGGCGCAAACGTCGTGTTTGCCATCGAAGAGCCTGAGGCGTTCCTCCACCCACAGACGCAGAGGGCTATGGCCAAGATTCTGAAGGAGATTGCGCAAGAGTCGCAAGTGCTGGTGACGACGCACAGCCCGGTGCTCGTCGACTCGTTCTCCGTCACTCGTATCGCTCGGCTTCCGCTGAGTCCCGAAGGCATGACGTACACCGCGCGCAAGCCGGACCTAGCAGTCGACGAAGAGGGTCGGCTGACACGTTACTGCGATGCGACTAACAGCGAGTTAGTGTTCGCCAGTTCGGTGATCTTGGTCGAAGGTCATGGCGACAAACTCCTCATCGATTATCTCTTAGAGAGGATTACCGGAGGCGCGGGCGGCCATTATGCACTGGGTATTGCGGTGATTGAGGCATCCGGGATCACTACGATCTCGCATCTTCTCCGGCTCGCTCAACTCTTCGGAGTCCGCGCGTATGTCCTCACCGACAAGGACGGATTGCATAAGAACGGCGAAGGCAAGCGGGCACTCATCGAGATACTGAAGGCGAAAGATCCGAAGCCGCCAACTAGTGTGCTCTCCGACTTGCGGGAGTCGGCGGATCGATCGGTGACAACACTAACGACGGCGCTCGAGCACCAAGCTGAACTCAACGACAAGCTGAGCGAGTGGGACAGTTTCGTACTGAGTTCGGATCTCGAGGGTTTACTCTTCGACACGGTCGGCCAGGCGCAATTGGCTGAGATGCTCGGACCAAACGGGACGGGTGAGGTAAGTGAGGCGACGGCGACCGACTTCGCGACAGGCATCGATGGCCGAGAGGCGATGGCGTCGTGGCTTGGCGCCAAGGGTTGGAATTCCGACCGCAAGAAGACAGGAAAAGCGAAGCCTCACCTGCCTTCGGCCTTGCTGCGGCAGTATCTCAGTACCGAAACTGGACAGCCTCGTGCCGTCAAACCACTACGTATGTGGCTAAAGGGTATTGTCGAAGCGCATAAGCGCGCGCCGCTCTAG
- a CDS encoding alcohol dehydrogenase catalytic domain-containing protein → MRALVLDAVRSQPEIRDVPEPTAPDGGVVVRVVATGLCRSDWHGWAGHDDGITFPHVPGHELAGVISEVGSGVTLWRVDDRVTVPFVAGCGTCEWCLAGDAQVCPDQEQPGFTYWGSFAEFVAVHAADTNLVRIPESVDFATAASLGCRFATAYRALVGRARVVDGEWVTVVGAGGVGLSSVMIARALGARVIAVDRNPEALAVAAELGAEHGILTGPDHSGGLAAAPPPTFVTAVGPEVERERNRVTNVALAVADLTGGGSHVAVDAVGSEQTCADAILSLRRRGRLAQVGLLPSIEGHPRVPMERVIGWELDLLGSHGMAAAAYPGMMALIEQGSLEPQRLIERTIGLDEAAALLPVFDEAKLAGMTIIDPMR, encoded by the coding sequence ATGCGCGCGCTCGTCCTCGATGCCGTCAGGTCCCAGCCGGAGATTCGTGACGTTCCCGAGCCCACGGCTCCGGACGGTGGCGTGGTGGTCCGCGTGGTCGCCACGGGGCTGTGCCGCAGCGACTGGCACGGGTGGGCCGGCCACGACGACGGCATCACCTTCCCTCACGTGCCGGGCCACGAGCTGGCCGGCGTGATCTCCGAGGTCGGGTCCGGCGTCACCCTCTGGAGGGTGGATGACCGCGTCACGGTCCCGTTCGTCGCCGGCTGCGGCACCTGTGAGTGGTGCCTGGCCGGCGACGCGCAGGTCTGCCCCGACCAGGAGCAGCCCGGCTTCACCTACTGGGGATCGTTCGCCGAGTTCGTCGCCGTGCACGCGGCCGACACCAACCTCGTGCGGATCCCCGAGTCGGTCGACTTCGCGACCGCGGCCAGCCTGGGCTGCCGGTTCGCCACGGCCTATCGCGCGCTCGTCGGTCGCGCCCGGGTCGTCGATGGCGAGTGGGTCACGGTCGTCGGCGCCGGGGGAGTGGGCCTCAGCTCCGTCATGATCGCCCGCGCGCTCGGCGCCCGGGTCATCGCCGTCGACCGGAACCCCGAGGCGCTCGCGGTCGCCGCCGAGCTCGGCGCGGAGCACGGCATCCTCACGGGGCCGGACCACTCCGGTGGCCTTGCCGCCGCGCCGCCCCCGACTTTTGTGACGGCAGTCGGTCCGGAAGTCGAGCGGGAGCGGAACCGCGTCACAAATGTCGCCCTTGCGGTCGCGGACCTCACCGGCGGCGGGAGCCACGTCGCGGTGGACGCGGTGGGCAGCGAGCAGACCTGCGCCGACGCGATCCTCAGCCTGCGCCGACGCGGCCGCCTCGCCCAGGTGGGCCTGCTCCCCTCGATCGAGGGCCACCCCCGCGTGCCGATGGAGCGCGTCATCGGCTGGGAGCTCGACCTCCTCGGCAGCCATGGCATGGCCGCCGCCGCCTACCCGGGCATGATGGCGCTCATCGAGCAGGGCTCGCTGGAGCCGCAGCGTCTCATCGAGCGCACCATCGGCCTCGACGAGGCCGCCGCACTCCTGCCGGTCTTCGACGAAGCGAAGCTCGCCGGCATGACGATCATCGACCCGATGCGCTGA
- the pyrR gene encoding bifunctional pyr operon transcriptional regulator/uracil phosphoribosyltransferase PyrR, producing MSTVMDATDISRALTRITHEILERNRDAEGVVILGIPTRGVELAERIAAKMAEVEGTTIKPGALDVTMYRDDLRLKAPRALEATNVPEDIDGRVVVLVDDVLMSGRTIRAALDALSDLGRPKAVQLAVLVDRGHRELPIRADFVGKNLPTSKTEKVRVRLTETDGAADSVSIEGSDA from the coding sequence TTGAGCACCGTCATGGATGCCACCGACATCTCGCGTGCGCTGACACGCATCACCCACGAGATCCTCGAGCGAAATCGCGACGCCGAAGGCGTGGTGATCCTGGGGATTCCCACCCGCGGGGTCGAGCTCGCCGAGCGGATCGCCGCGAAGATGGCCGAGGTCGAGGGGACCACCATCAAGCCGGGCGCGCTCGACGTCACGATGTACCGCGACGACCTGCGCCTGAAGGCTCCGCGCGCGCTCGAGGCCACCAACGTCCCCGAGGACATCGACGGCCGCGTCGTCGTCCTGGTCGACGACGTCCTCATGAGCGGCCGCACGATCCGCGCCGCGCTCGACGCGCTGAGTGACCTCGGTCGCCCCAAGGCCGTGCAGCTCGCCGTCCTCGTCGACCGCGGCCACCGCGAGCTGCCGATCCGGGCCGACTTCGTTGGCAAGAACTTGCCCACCTCGAAGACCGAGAAGGTCCGCGTCCGGCTCACCGAGACCGATGGCGCCGCCGACTCCGTGTCGATCGAGGGGAGCGACGCATGA
- a CDS encoding ABC transporter permease: MFVAWRDLKVAKGRFALIAVVVTLITVLVTFLAGLTGGLAQQNVSAISSLDADRIVFSTSGDEPPSYADSAVTQAQTDTWTGRDGVTSVAPLGISTSRVSAAERNETVALFGGGPPTSSEPSPPRGHVALGAETAQELRVVAGDTVRITDRTFVVDSIRDVSWYSHLPVANLALDDWQALAARPGEPEPFATVLAVSGSQVDFAAADAEAGTESTGVLTSLPALGSFKSEIGSLLLMVGMLFGISALVVGAFFTVWSIQRQPDIAVLKALGATNRMLTFDALGQAAVVLLVGVTSGIAVTAVLGAVAGAALPFVLSPLTTVLPGLVMTALGLAGAGLATRSVTRIDPLTALGSNR; the protein is encoded by the coding sequence ATGTTCGTCGCCTGGCGCGACCTCAAAGTGGCGAAGGGACGATTTGCGCTCATCGCCGTCGTCGTCACGCTCATCACCGTCCTGGTGACGTTCCTCGCCGGACTCACGGGTGGGCTGGCCCAGCAGAACGTCTCGGCCATCAGCTCCCTCGACGCGGACCGCATCGTCTTCTCGACCTCGGGCGACGAGCCGCCGTCCTACGCCGACTCGGCGGTCACCCAGGCCCAGACCGACACCTGGACCGGGAGGGACGGGGTCACCTCCGTCGCCCCGCTGGGCATCAGCACGTCACGGGTGTCCGCAGCCGAACGGAACGAGACCGTCGCGCTGTTCGGTGGCGGCCCACCCACGTCCTCCGAGCCGTCACCTCCGCGTGGCCACGTCGCCCTGGGCGCGGAGACGGCGCAGGAGTTGCGCGTCGTTGCCGGCGACACCGTCCGGATCACGGACCGCACGTTCGTCGTCGACTCCATTCGCGACGTGTCGTGGTACTCCCACCTGCCGGTGGCCAACCTCGCGCTGGACGACTGGCAGGCGCTCGCCGCACGACCCGGCGAGCCGGAACCGTTCGCGACCGTCCTGGCCGTCTCCGGATCGCAGGTCGACTTCGCCGCTGCCGACGCCGAGGCGGGCACGGAGTCCACCGGTGTGCTGACCTCGCTCCCGGCACTCGGGTCCTTCAAGTCCGAGATCGGATCGCTGCTGCTCATGGTCGGGATGCTCTTCGGCATCTCGGCCCTGGTCGTCGGCGCGTTCTTCACCGTGTGGAGCATCCAGCGACAGCCGGACATCGCGGTGCTCAAGGCGCTCGGCGCCACCAACCGCATGCTGACGTTCGACGCCCTGGGACAGGCCGCCGTCGTGCTGCTCGTCGGCGTGACGAGCGGGATCGCCGTGACAGCCGTGCTGGGTGCTGTGGCCGGCGCTGCCCTGCCGTTCGTCCTGAGTCCGCTGACCACAGTCCTGCCCGGGCTCGTCATGACGGCGCTCGGGCTCGCCGGCGCCGGTCTCGCCACCCGATCCGTCACCCGGATCGACCCCCTCACCGCACTCGGGAGCAACCGATGA